Proteins from a genomic interval of Streptococcus sp. D7B5:
- the bgaA gene encoding LPXTG-anchored adhesin/beta-galactosidase BgaA produces the protein MEKGFWNRKRVYSIRKFAVGACSVMIGTCAVLFGGSVVGESPVFADETPIAHTVEQAKEESPAVEEKQDQAVVENNEAVSVDQSQAAQIEASKQEVKEDEPVAPKEEKASLKPEETAPKVESQASSQEKPVKEDLKAATNEEVNQMIEDRKVNFNQNWHFKLNANSKEAVKPDADVSSWQKLDLPHDWSIFNDFDHQSPAQNEGGQLNGGEAWYRKTFKLDEKDLKKNVRVTFDGVYMDSQVYVNGQLVGHYPNGYNQFSYDITKYLHKDGRENVIAVHAINKQPSSRWYSGSGIYRDVTLQVTDKVHVEKNGTTILTPKLEQQQHGKVETHVTSKIVNTDDKDHELVAEYQIVERGGQAVTGLVRTASRTLKAHESTSLDAILEVEQPKLWTVLNDKPALYELITRVYRDGQLVDAKKDLFGYRYYHWTPNEGFSLNGERIKFHGVSLHHDHGALGAEENYKAEYRRLKQMKEMGVNSIRTTHNPASEQTLQIAAELGLLVQEEAFDTWYGGKKPYDYGRFFEKDATHPEARKGEKWSDYDLRTMVERGKNNPAIFMWSIGNEIGEANGDAHSLATVKRLVKVIKDVDKTRYVTMGADKFRFGNGSGGHEKIADELDAVGFNYSEDNYKKLRAKHPNWLIYGSETSSATRTRGSYYRPEQELKHSNGPERHYEQSDYGNDRVGWGKTATASWTFDRDNAGYAGQFIWTGTDYIGEPTPWHNQNHTPVKSSYFGIVDTAGIPKHDFYLYQSQWVSVKKKPMVHLLPHWNWENRDLASKVEDAQGKIPVRAYSNAASVELFLNGQSLGVKTFNKKQTSDGRTYQEGANAKELYLEWKVAYQPGTLEAVARDETGKEIARDKITTAGQPAGVRLIKEEHAIAADGKDLTYIYYEIVDSQGNVVPTANNLVRFQLHGQGQLVGVDNGEQASRERYKAQADGSWIRRAFNGKGVAIVKSTEQAGKFTLTAHSDLLKSSQVTVFTGKKEGQEKTVLGTEVPKVRTVIEKEPKMPKTVGFIYSDGSREKRPVTWSSVDVSQAGVVTVKGMADGREVEARVEILAIANELPTVKRVAPGTDLSAVDKYVSIAVTDGSVQEYEVDKWEIAEADKAKLSVAGSRIPMTGQLGGETIHATLVVKDGDVAAPVTPNVTVGGESVTGLTTQNPMQYRTLAYGASLPEVVASAENADVTVVQASAANGMRASIYVQPKDGGPLQTYAIQFLEEAPKIDHLSLQVEQADGLKEDQTVKLSVLAHYQDGTQAVLPADKVTFSTSGEGEVAVRKGMLELHKPGAVTLKAEYEGAKGQVELTIQANTETKVAQSIRPVNVVTDLHQEPTLPTTVTVEYDKGFPKTHKVIWQAIPKEKLDSYQTFEVLGKVEGIDLEARAKVSVEGIVSVEEVSVTTPIAEAPQLPESVRTYDSNGHVSSAKVTWDTIRSEQYAKEGVFTVNGRLEGTQLTTKLHVRVSAQTEQGANISDQWTGSELPLAFASDSNPSDPVSNVNDKLISFNDRPANRWTNWNRTNPEASVGVLFGDSGILSKRSVDNLSVGFHEDHGVGVPKSYVIEYYVGKTVPTAPKNPSFVGEENHVFNDPANWKEVSNLKAPAQLKAGEMNHFSFDKVDTYAVRIRMVRLDSKKGTSITEVQIFAKQVAAAKQGQTRIQVDGKDLANFNPDLTDYYLESVDGKVPTATASVSNNGLATVVPSVREGEPVRVIAKAENGDILGEYRLHFTKDKDLLSRKPLAAVKQARLVQVGQPLELPTKVPVYFTGKDGYETKDLAVEWEEVPAENLTKAGQFTVRGRVLGSDLVAEFSVRVTDKLGEALSENPNYDENSNQAFASATNDIDDSSHDRVDYINDRDHSENRRWTNWSPTPSSNPEVSAGVIFRENGKIVERTVAQAKLHFFADSGTDAPSKLVLERYVGPEFEVPTYYSNYQAYDADHPFNNPENWEAVPYRADKDIEAGDEINVTFKAVKAKAMRWRMERKADKKGVAIIEMTFLAPSELPQESTQSKILVDGKELPDFDENRQDYQVTYSGQRPKVSVEETDQVASTVVDSGDDSLPVLVRLVSESGKQVKEYRIQLTKEKPVSEKTVAAVQEELPKLEFVENDLAYKTVEKKDSTLYLGEIRVEQEGKVGKERIFTAINPDGSKKEKLREVVEAPTDRIVLVGTKPGTSLPEDEVKNLVLNRPELVVEEETIDFKVQERKTDKLYLGETRVVQEGQKGIRLHLIELENGKRQLKETYDKVAVQDRIVEVGTKPGTSLPEDEVKNLVLNLPELISEEEIIDFKVQEQKNDKLPAGQTRILQEGRQGIRVHLIEVENGKRTEKESYDKVIAQDRIVEVGTAGETTKPVPQEATKPQVSEKADTKEIASSKANQAQKEQLPNTGSAESQAALAAGLALLGLGAGLVATKGKKED, from the coding sequence ATGGAAAAAGGCTTTTGGAATCGTAAAAGAGTATACAGTATTCGTAAGTTTGCTGTAGGAGCTTGCTCTGTCATGATTGGAACCTGTGCTGTTCTATTTGGAGGAAGTGTTGTTGGAGAATCACCAGTTTTTGCCGATGAAACTCCCATTGCGCACACTGTAGAACAAGCAAAAGAGGAAAGTCCAGCAGTGGAGGAAAAACAGGATCAAGCAGTAGTAGAGAATAACGAGGCTGTAAGTGTCGATCAAAGTCAAGCTGCTCAAATTGAAGCAAGCAAACAAGAGGTGAAAGAAGATGAACCTGTAGCTCCAAAAGAGGAGAAAGCATCTCTAAAACCTGAAGAAACAGCTCCAAAGGTAGAATCTCAAGCTTCAAGTCAAGAAAAGCCTGTCAAGGAAGATTTGAAAGCTGCAACAAATGAAGAAGTGAATCAAATGATTGAAGATAGAAAAGTGAATTTTAATCAAAATTGGCACTTTAAACTCAATGCGAACTCTAAAGAAGCTGTGAAACCAGATGCAGATGTTTCGTCATGGCAAAAATTGGATCTACCACACGACTGGAGTATCTTTAACGACTTTGACCATCAATCACCTGCCCAAAACGAAGGTGGACAGCTCAATGGTGGTGAAGCTTGGTATCGTAAGACCTTTAAACTTGATGAAAAAGACCTTAAGAAAAATGTTCGTGTGACCTTTGATGGGGTCTACATGGATTCTCAAGTCTATGTCAATGGCCAGTTAGTGGGACATTATCCAAACGGTTATAACCAGTTCTCATACGATATTACCAAATACCTTCACAAAGATGGTCGTGAGAATGTGATTGCTGTCCATGCAATTAACAAACAACCAAGTAGCCGTTGGTATTCAGGTAGCGGTATCTACCGTGATGTGACATTGCAAGTGACAGATAAGGTTCATGTTGAGAAAAATGGTACAACCATCTTAACACCAAAACTAGAACAACAGCAACATGGCAAGGTTGAAACGCATGTGACCAGCAAAATCGTCAATACAGACGATAAAGACCATGAACTTGTAGCAGAGTATCAAATCGTTGAACGTGGTGGTCAGGCTGTAACAGGCTTGGTTCGTACAGCGAGTCGTACCTTGAAAGCACATGAATCAACAAGTCTTGATGCTATTTTAGAAGTTGAACAACCAAAACTCTGGACAGTTTTAAATGACAAACCAGCCTTGTACGAATTGATTACGCGTGTTTACCGTGATGGTCAATTGGTGGATGCTAAGAAGGATCTGTTTGGTTACCGTTACTATCACTGGACGCCAAATGAAGGCTTCTCTTTGAATGGTGAACGCATTAAATTCCATGGTGTTTCCTTGCACCATGACCACGGAGCTCTTGGAGCAGAAGAAAACTATAAGGCAGAATACCGTCGTCTCAAACAAATGAAGGAGATGGGGGTCAACTCCATCCGTACAACCCACAACCCTGCTAGTGAGCAAACCTTGCAAATCGCTGCAGAACTTGGTTTGCTGGTTCAGGAAGAGGCCTTTGATACTTGGTATGGTGGTAAGAAACCTTATGACTACGGACGTTTCTTTGAAAAAGATGCCACTCACCCAGAAGCTCGAAAAGGTGAAAAATGGTCTGACTACGATCTTCGTACCATGGTCGAAAGAGGCAAAAACAACCCTGCTATCTTCATGTGGTCAATTGGTAATGAAATCGGTGAAGCTAATGGTGATGCCCACTCTCTAGCAACTGTTAAACGTTTGGTCAAAGTTATCAAGGATGTTGATAAGACTCGTTACGTTACCATGGGTGCAGATAAGTTCCGTTTCGGTAATGGTAGTGGTGGACATGAGAAAATTGCTGATGAACTGGATGCGGTTGGATTCAACTATTCTGAAGACAACTACAAGAAACTTCGTGCGAAACATCCAAACTGGTTGATTTACGGTTCTGAGACATCTTCAGCTACCCGTACACGTGGAAGTTACTATCGCCCTGAACAGGAATTGAAACATAGTAACGGACCTGAGCGTCATTACGAACAGTCCGATTATGGAAATGACCGTGTTGGTTGGGGTAAAACTGCAACCGCTTCATGGACTTTTGACCGTGACAATGCTGGTTACGCAGGACAATTTATCTGGACTGGTACAGACTATATCGGGGAGCCTACACCATGGCACAACCAAAACCATACACCAGTTAAGAGTTCTTACTTTGGTATTGTAGATACAGCGGGTATTCCAAAACATGACTTCTACCTCTACCAAAGCCAATGGGTTTCTGTCAAGAAGAAACCAATGGTTCATCTTCTTCCTCACTGGAACTGGGAAAATAGAGACTTGGCCTCTAAAGTAGAAGATGCACAAGGAAAGATTCCAGTTCGTGCTTATTCTAACGCTGCAAGTGTTGAATTGTTCTTGAACGGTCAATCTCTCGGAGTTAAGACCTTCAACAAAAAACAAACTAGCGATGGACGAACTTACCAAGAGGGTGCCAATGCCAAGGAACTCTACCTTGAGTGGAAGGTTGCTTACCAACCAGGTACTTTAGAAGCTGTAGCTCGCGATGAAACTGGTAAAGAAATTGCACGTGACAAGATTACCACTGCAGGTCAACCAGCAGGTGTTCGTCTCATCAAGGAAGAACACGCAATCGCTGCAGATGGAAAAGACTTGACTTACATCTACTACGAAATCGTAGACAGCCAAGGGAATGTAGTTCCAACTGCTAATAATCTGGTTCGCTTCCAATTGCATGGCCAAGGTCAATTGGTCGGTGTAGATAATGGGGAACAAGCCAGCCGTGAACGTTATAAGGCACAAGCAGATGGTTCTTGGATTCGCAGAGCCTTTAACGGTAAAGGGGTTGCCATTGTCAAATCAACTGAACAAGCAGGTAAATTCACCCTTACTGCCCACTCTGATCTCTTGAAATCTAGTCAAGTGACGGTCTTTACTGGTAAAAAAGAAGGTCAAGAAAAGACTGTTCTCGGAACAGAAGTACCAAAAGTACGTACTGTTATTGAGAAAGAGCCAAAAATGCCGAAGACAGTCGGTTTTATCTACAGTGATGGCAGTCGTGAAAAACGTCCAGTAACTTGGTCTTCAGTTGATGTGAGCCAAGCAGGAGTTGTGACTGTTAAAGGTATGGCAGACGGACGCGAAGTTGAGGCTCGTGTCGAAATTCTAGCAATTGCAAATGAGCTTCCAACTGTTAAGCGTGTTGCTCCAGGAACAGACTTGAGCGCTGTTGACAAATACGTTTCTATTGCTGTTACGGATGGAAGCGTCCAAGAATACGAAGTTGATAAGTGGGAGATTGCGGAAGCAGATAAAGCTAAACTGTCAGTTGCAGGATCACGTATTCCAATGACTGGCCAACTGGGTGGTGAGACTATTCACGCTACCCTTGTAGTAAAAGACGGTGATGTTGCAGCACCTGTAACACCAAATGTAACTGTAGGTGGCGAATCTGTCACTGGTCTTACTACTCAAAATCCAATGCAATATCGAACTCTTGCTTACGGTGCATCCTTGCCAGAAGTTGTAGCAAGTGCTGAAAATGCGGATGTTACTGTAGTCCAAGCAAGTGCAGCAAACGGCATGCGCGCAAGCATCTATGTTCAACCAAAAGATGGTGGCCCTCTTCAAACCTATGCAATTCAATTCCTTGAAGAAGCACCAAAAATTGACCACTTGAGCTTGCAAGTAGAGCAAGCTGACGGTCTTAAAGAAGACCAAACAGTGAAATTGTCTGTACTCGCTCACTATCAAGACGGAACACAAGCAGTTTTACCAGCTGATAAAGTAACCTTCTCTACAAGTGGTGAAGGGGAAGTCGCAGTTCGTAAAGGAATGCTTGAGTTACATAAGCCAGGAGCAGTCACTCTGAAAGCGGAATATGAGGGAGCTAAAGGCCAAGTTGAACTCACTATCCAGGCCAATACTGAGACGAAGGTTGCGCAATCTATCCGTCCAGTAAATGTAGTGACAGACTTGCATCAAGAACCTACTCTTCCAACAACAGTAACTGTTGAGTATGACAAAGGTTTCCCTAAAACTCATAAAGTCATTTGGCAAGCTATTCCGAAAGAAAAACTAGACTCCTATCAAACCTTTGAAGTTCTAGGTAAAGTTGAAGGAATTGACCTTGAGGCGCGTGCTAAAGTCTCTGTAGAAGGTATCGTTTCAGTTGAAGAAGTCAGTGTGACAACACCAATCGCAGAAGCGCCACAATTACCAGAAAGTGTTCGTACTTACGATTCAAATGGTCACGTTTCATCAGCTAAGGTTACTTGGGATACGATTCGTTCAGAGCAATACGCCAAGGAAGGTGTCTTTACAGTTAATGGTCGCCTAGAAGGTACGCAATTAACAACTAAACTTCATGTTCGCGTATCTGCTCAAACTGAGCAAGGAGCAAATATTTCTGACCAATGGACAGGTTCAGAATTGCCACTTGCCTTTGCTTCAGACTCAAATCCAAGCGATCCTGTTTCAAATGTCAACGATAAATTGATTTCCTTTAATGACCGACCAGCCAACCGTTGGACAAACTGGAATCGTACTAATCCAGAAGCTTCAGTCGGTGTCCTATTCGGAGATTCAGGTATCTTGAGCAAACGTTCTGTTGATAATCTAAGTGTCGGATTCCACGAAGACCACGGAGTTGGTGTACCTAAGTCTTATGTGATTGAGTATTATGTTGGTAAGACTGTTCCAACAGCTCCTAAAAATCCTAGCTTTGTAGGTGAGGAAAACCATGTCTTTAACGATCCTGCAAACTGGAAAGAGGTAAGCAATCTCAAAGCACCAGCTCAATTAAAAGCTGGAGAAATGAATCATTTCAGTTTTGATAAAGTTGATACCTATGCGGTTCGCATTCGTATGGTTCGACTTGATAGCAAGAAAGGAACATCTATCACAGAGGTACAAATCTTTGCGAAACAAGTCGCAGCAGCCAAACAAGGACAAACGAGAATCCAAGTTGACGGTAAAGACTTAGCAAACTTCAACCCTGATTTGACAGACTACTATCTTGAGTCTGTAGATGGAAAAGTTCCTACAGCAACAGCAAGTGTTAGCAACAATGGTCTTGCGACGGTTGTTCCAAGCGTTCGTGAAGGTGAGCCAGTTCGTGTCATCGCGAAAGCTGAAAATGGTGACATCTTAGGAGAATACCGTCTACATTTCACTAAGGACAAAGACTTACTTTCTCGTAAACCTCTTGCTGCGGTTAAACAAGCACGTTTGGTACAAGTAGGTCAACCACTTGAATTGCCAACTAAGGTTCCGGTTTACTTCACAGGTAAAGATGGCTATGAAACAAAAGACTTGGCAGTTGAATGGGAAGAAGTTCCAGCAGAAAATCTGACAAAAGCAGGTCAATTTACAGTTCGAGGTCGTGTCCTTGGTAGTGACCTCGTTGCGGAATTCTCTGTACGAGTGACAGACAAACTTGGTGAGGCTCTCTCAGAAAACCCTAACTATGATGAAAATAGTAACCAAGCCTTTGCCTCAGCAACTAATGATATTGACGACAGTTCTCATGACCGTGTTGACTATATCAATGATAGAGATCATTCTGAAAATCGTCGTTGGACAAACTGGTCTCCAACACCATCTTCTAATCCAGAAGTATCAGCGGGTGTGATCTTCCGTGAAAATGGTAAGATTGTAGAACGGACTGTTGCTCAAGCTAAACTTCACTTCTTTGCAGATAGTGGTACGGATGCACCATCTAAACTCGTATTGGAACGCTATGTCGGTCCAGAGTTTGAAGTGCCAACCTACTATTCAAACTACCAAGCCTACGACGCAGACCATCCATTCAACAATCCAGAAAATTGGGAAGCTGTTCCTTATCGTGCGGATAAAGACATTGAAGCCGGTGATGAAATTAACGTTACCTTTAAAGCTGTCAAAGCCAAAGCCATGAGATGGCGTATGGAGCGCAAAGCGGATAAGAAGGGTGTTGCGATAATTGAGATGACCTTCCTTGCTCCAAGCGAATTGCCTCAAGAAAGCACTCAATCGAAGATTCTTGTAGATGGAAAAGAACTTCCTGATTTCGATGAAAACCGCCAAGACTATCAAGTAACCTACAGCGGACAACGTCCAAAAGTTTCAGTTGAGGAAACAGACCAAGTGGCTTCAACAGTTGTAGATAGCGGGGACGATAGCCTTCCAGTACTTGTTCGTCTTGTTTCAGAAAGTGGAAAACAAGTCAAGGAATACCGTATCCAGTTGACCAAGGAAAAACCAGTTTCTGAGAAGACAGTTGCTGCTGTACAAGAAGAACTTCCAAAACTCGAATTTGTTGAAAACGATTTGGCCTATAAGACAGTTGAGAAAAAGGATTCAACGCTGTATCTAGGAGAAATTCGTGTAGAACAAGAAGGAAAAGTTGGTAAAGAACGTATCTTTACAGCGATTAATCCTGATGGAAGTAAAAAAGAAAAACTTCGGGAAGTGGTAGAGGCTCCGACAGACCGCATTGTCTTGGTCGGAACAAAACCAGGAACCTCTCTTCCAGAAGACGAAGTGAAGAACCTAGTCCTTAACAGACCAGAACTTGTAGTTGAAGAAGAAACCATCGACTTCAAGGTTCAGGAGCGTAAGACTGATAAGTTGTACCTAGGAGAAACTCGTGTTGTCCAAGAAGGTCAAAAAGGTATCCGTCTTCACTTGATTGAATTGGAAAATGGAAAACGTCAGCTTAAAGAAACTTACGATAAAGTCGCTGTTCAAGATCGTATAGTAGAAGTTGGTACTAAACCAGGAACTTCTCTTCCAGAAGATGAAGTGAAAAATCTCGTTCTTAATCTTCCAGAGCTTATCTCAGAAGAAGAAATCATTGATTTCAAAGTTCAGGAACAAAAGAATGACAAACTTCCAGCAGGTCAAACTCGCATCCTTCAAGAAGGAAGACAAGGTATCCGTGTTCACTTAATCGAAGTTGAAAATGGTAAGCGAACTGAAAAAGAAAGCTATGATAAAGTTATAGCTCAGGATCGCATCGTCGAAGTCGGTACAGCTGGTGAAACGACCAAACCAGTACCTCAAGAAGCAACAAAACCACAAGTATCAGAAAAAGCAGATACAAAAGAAATTGCTTCAAGTAAAGCTAATCAAGCTCAAAAAGAGCAGTTGCCAAATACAGGAAGTGCAGAAAGTCAAGCAGCTCTAGCAGCAGGCCTAGCTCTTCTCGGTTTGGGGGCAGGATTAGTCGCCACTAAAGGCAAAAAAGAAGATTAG
- a CDS encoding ankyrin repeat domain-containing protein, which yields MAKKRVTLPKDFNELLTDGNIDQLKAVYDKCELTAHDGRYSLSTALHFGGVPDELVIWLVEKGLDINTPDYYGATPLYRQATMGRDTVKLLLELGADIEKTNTYGNTPLHVAAEFFHPKTVALLIEKGANVNPKNDRGQTPLDSVLTVCRGIYIAQTAEIASMLLDAGAKKTSAMKEKVENIGKDFEFHREGINPDYLEAADQGLEKLYTLFNVKPVAKRITHDGVSPILVKEGSWEEQYEELWSFLIPSSGAAKTVQGEVIRIPGRVRDELDRNGGVNWDRDYRRMLQALPQYLSLGSSLSEQELEETKELIAQVHGKDFDDEPRLDRLCQLAIDWIKQNPNPIDLKEPSYKR from the coding sequence ATGGCAAAGAAAAGAGTTACCTTACCCAAGGACTTTAATGAACTACTAACTGATGGCAATATTGACCAATTAAAGGCCGTATATGATAAGTGTGAGTTAACTGCCCATGATGGTAGATATAGCTTAAGTACGGCTCTCCATTTCGGTGGTGTACCTGATGAACTGGTTATCTGGCTGGTAGAAAAGGGCTTAGATATCAATACCCCTGATTATTATGGAGCAACTCCTTTGTATCGTCAGGCAACCATGGGAAGAGATACTGTAAAACTATTGCTCGAATTGGGTGCAGACATTGAAAAAACCAATACTTATGGCAATACACCCTTGCATGTGGCTGCTGAGTTTTTTCATCCTAAGACCGTTGCACTTCTCATAGAAAAGGGAGCAAATGTTAACCCTAAAAATGATAGGGGACAGACCCCACTAGACTCCGTACTCACTGTCTGTCGAGGAATCTATATTGCCCAAACAGCTGAAATTGCCTCTATGCTGCTGGATGCAGGTGCTAAGAAAACATCTGCTATGAAAGAAAAGGTTGAAAATATTGGTAAGGATTTTGAATTTCATAGAGAAGGGATCAATCCCGACTATCTAGAAGCAGCAGATCAGGGTCTAGAAAAACTTTATACTTTGTTTAATGTCAAGCCAGTAGCCAAACGAATAACTCATGATGGAGTTTCTCCGATTCTTGTAAAAGAAGGTAGTTGGGAGGAGCAATATGAGGAACTATGGTCTTTCTTGATTCCTTCAAGTGGGGCAGCCAAAACTGTTCAGGGAGAAGTTATCCGTATACCAGGTCGAGTCCGAGATGAACTGGATCGCAATGGTGGGGTCAACTGGGACAGGGACTATAGAAGAATGCTTCAAGCTCTTCCCCAATACTTGTCTCTAGGAAGCTCTCTTTCAGAACAAGAATTGGAAGAGACTAAAGAGCTTATTGCTCAAGTTCATGGGAAAGATTTTGATGACGAGCCTCGTCTAGACCGTCTATGTCAGTTAGCTATTGATTGGATTAAGCAAAATCCTAACCCAATTGACTTAAAAGAACCAAGTTATAAGAGGTAA
- a CDS encoding SDR family oxidoreductase, which produces MRTILITGASGGLAQEIVKLLPDDQLILLGRNKEKLAQLYGNHTHVEWIEIDITDDSALETLVADLYLRYGKIDVLINNAGYGIFEEFDQISDQNIHQMFEVNTFALMNLSRRIGCRMKESRKGHIINIVSMAGLIATAKSSLYSATKFAAIGFSNALRLELMPYGVYVTTVNPGPIRTGFFDQADPDGTYLKSVDRFLLEPDAVAQKIVKAIGKNKRELNLPALLNLAHKFYTLFPKLADKLAGETFNYK; this is translated from the coding sequence ATGCGAACCATTCTCATTACAGGTGCTAGCGGTGGCTTAGCTCAAGAAATAGTCAAACTTTTGCCAGATGACCAACTCATTTTGCTAGGTAGAAATAAGGAAAAACTAGCCCAACTCTACGGAAACCATACCCATGTGGAATGGATTGAAATCGACATTACCGATGACTCGGCCCTAGAAACTCTGGTAGCTGACCTCTATCTCCGTTATGGTAAGATTGATGTCTTGATTAATAATGCTGGCTATGGAATTTTTGAAGAATTTGACCAGATTTCTGATCAAAACATTCACCAGATGTTCGAGGTCAATACCTTTGCTCTGATGAATCTGTCTCGTCGCATTGGGTGTCGAATGAAGGAAAGTCGAAAAGGCCATATCATCAATATCGTCAGCATGGCTGGCTTGATTGCAACAGCTAAGTCTAGCCTCTATTCAGCGACCAAGTTTGCGGCCATTGGTTTTTCAAATGCTCTTCGCCTTGAGCTCATGCCCTATGGTGTCTATGTGACAACTGTTAATCCAGGACCTATCCGTACAGGATTTTTTGACCAGGCAGACCCAGATGGGACCTACCTCAAATCGGTTGACCGCTTCCTACTGGAGCCAGATGCTGTCGCGCAAAAAATTGTTAAGGCCATCGGAAAAAACAAACGCGAGCTCAATCTCCCAGCCTTGTTAAATTTAGCCCATAAGTTTTATACCCTCTTTCCCAAGCTAGCTGATAAGTTGGCAGGAGAAACTTTTAATTATAAGTAA
- the rnz gene encoding ribonuclease Z, translating to MDIQFLGTGAGQPSKARNVSSLALKLLDEINEVWLFDCGEGTQNRILETTIRPRKVSKIFITHLHGDHIFGLPGFLSSRAFQANEEQTDLEIYGPQGIKSFVLTSLRVSGSRLPYKIHFHEFDQDSLGKILETDKFTVYAEELDHTIFCVGYRVMQKDLEGTLDAEKLKAAGVPFGPLFGKIKNGQDVVLEDGTQIKAADYISAPRPGKIITILGDTRKTNASVRLAVNADVLVHESTYGKGDEKIARNHGHSTNMQAAQVAAEASAKRLLLNHISARFLSKDISQLKKDAASIFENVHVVKDLEEVEI from the coding sequence ATGGATATTCAATTTTTAGGAACGGGGGCTGGTCAGCCCTCCAAAGCCCGCAACGTTTCAAGCCTCGCCCTCAAACTCTTGGACGAGATTAACGAAGTCTGGCTCTTTGACTGTGGTGAAGGAACGCAAAATCGCATTCTGGAAACTACGATTCGACCACGTAAGGTCAGCAAAATCTTTATTACCCACCTACATGGAGACCACATTTTTGGCTTGCCAGGTTTTCTTTCTAGCCGTGCCTTTCAGGCCAATGAAGAACAGACAGATTTGGAAATCTATGGACCGCAAGGAATCAAGTCATTTGTCTTAACCAGCCTACGTGTGTCAGGTTCACGCCTGCCCTATAAGATTCATTTTCATGAGTTCGACCAAGATTCTCTAGGGAAAATTCTTGAAACAGATAAATTCACGGTGTATGCGGAAGAGTTGGATCACACTATTTTCTGTGTGGGTTATCGTGTCATGCAAAAGGACCTTGAAGGAACCTTGGATGCTGAAAAGCTTAAGGCTGCTGGTGTCCCATTTGGCCCACTTTTTGGAAAGATCAAAAACGGTCAGGATGTTGTTCTCGAAGATGGGACTCAAATCAAGGCAGCAGACTATATCTCAGCTCCCCGTCCAGGTAAGATTATCACCATTCTGGGTGACACCCGTAAAACCAATGCTAGTGTGCGTTTAGCTGTCAATGCCGATGTCCTTGTCCATGAGTCGACTTATGGCAAGGGAGATGAAAAAATTGCTCGCAATCACGGTCACTCAACCAATATGCAGGCAGCACAAGTAGCAGCAGAAGCCAGTGCCAAGCGCCTCTTGCTCAATCATATCAGTGCTCGTTTCCTTTCAAAAGATATCAGCCAGCTTAAGAAAGATGCAGCTAGTATTTTTGAGAATGTCCATGTGGTTAAAGACTTGGAAGAAGTGGAAATTTAA
- a CDS encoding SMI1/KNR4 family protein, producing MQVIDQVKKIETYICEYFEDWDLDDPVEEGYLEDYQDISGASEEELQAFEKIFGIRLPSDFKELYSYKNGSKYLSILPCVIDQRDLTFSLMSLQEIETCKKYFQNRDALLTEFPDYFSSQDLENMHDHRIKPYLFNKKWLPFAQYCDSCYLMLDFDPDQEGQEGQIICYIHDPDQVIYAAKSLTNLIEGIMDEIV from the coding sequence ATGCAAGTAATTGACCAAGTTAAAAAAATAGAAACTTATATTTGTGAGTATTTTGAAGACTGGGATTTGGATGATCCTGTAGAGGAAGGATATCTGGAAGATTATCAGGACATTTCTGGTGCTTCCGAGGAAGAGCTTCAAGCCTTTGAGAAAATATTTGGTATTCGTCTACCTAGTGACTTCAAAGAGCTTTATAGCTACAAAAATGGGAGTAAATACCTCTCTATTTTACCTTGTGTAATTGATCAGAGAGATTTGACTTTTTCTCTCATGAGTCTACAGGAAATTGAGACTTGTAAAAAGTACTTTCAAAATAGAGATGCTCTGTTAACCGAATTTCCCGACTATTTTTCTAGTCAAGACCTAGAAAACATGCATGATCATAGAATTAAGCCTTATCTTTTTAATAAAAAATGGCTTCCTTTTGCTCAGTATTGTGACTCTTGTTATCTTATGCTGGATTTTGATCCAGACCAGGAGGGGCAGGAAGGGCAGATTATTTGCTATATCCATGATCCAGACCAGGTGATCTATGCGGCTAAAAGCCTTACAAATCTGATTGAAGGGATAATGGATGAGATCGTATAA